Below is a window of Tissierellales bacterium DNA.
CCATATCTATATCCCCATTCATACAATCATTTATTAACCTTTGGAAATCAAGTCTTTTATCTATTTGTGTACCGGTAATAGCTTCATCGGCATAAATTCCAGCCATGGTCCAGTCAGAATTTTCATTTATTAATTCTGTATAGTATTTCACTTGAGAATGATAGCTCTGAAGCCGATCTTCACTATCGGTACTTACTCTACAATAAGCTGCAACTCTTTTAAGGTTAATTTCTATACCATTTCTACCAACATTTGAAAGTCCACCACCTTTTATGACCTCCACTTTCTTCATAAGATTCCTCCCATTTTGTATTCCTTTATGCAGTTCTACTTTAACATATTAAGTATAATTTAGCAGGTCAAATCTGAATATATTATATTTTTTCATTAGCACCTCTTTAATTCTAAAATATTCTCTTTTATCTATTAATTTTTCTACTAATAATTGCCTGAGCATAGCTAGTTGGATGCTGTATTCTAGTGTCTCTTTCATTCACTCTTCCTCCTTTAAAATTAACTTGTAAAAAATTAAATCTAGCA
It encodes the following:
- a CDS encoding SHOCT domain-containing protein — encoded protein: MKETLEYSIQLAMLRQLLVEKLIDKREYFRIKEVLMKKYNIFRFDLLNYT